In one window of Skermanella rosea DNA:
- a CDS encoding penicillin-binding protein 1A gives MRILAGILSAVLFLVVVAAGGVVFAIHHYSQGLPEYSQLADYQPPTVTRVHAGDGRLLAEFATERRVFIPIEAMPKRVIRGFISAEDQNFYSHRGVDFGAILRAIVVNVENVASGRRMIGASGITQQVAKNFLLTNEVSFERKIKEAILAFRMEQAFTKDRILELYLNEIFLGNRSYGVAAAALNYFNKPLDELTIAEAAYLAALPKAPNNYHPVRQHDAAVARRNWVIGRMQEDGAITAEEAAQAKAEPLEVRRRDETEYVTADYFAEEVRRQLLARFGEQKLYEGGYSVRTTVDPQLQDIATRSLRDGLIAYDRRHGWRGPVGKLESFQNWAKQLAEMPVPAGGEIWQMAAVLEVEAGEAQIGLADGGRGRIPLSELKWARRWVEGERTGPEVRQAGDVLAQGEVILVEPVAKDAKGKDLPSGTYGLRQIPAVQGGLVAMDPHTGRVLAMSGGFSSRISVFNRATQALRQPGSSFKPFVYMAALDNGFTPSSLVMDAPFAIQPGPGQALWRPQNYSEDFLGPTTLRVGMEKSRNVMTVRLANSIGMDRVADYAERFGVVDKLPPVLSMSLGAGETTVLKMTTAYSMIVNGGKKVIPAFIDRIQDHTGKVVFKHDMRPCPNCGGIQWSPDLAVPDVPDARESVIDPRTAYQMVSILEGVVQRGTARMISSIGKPLAGKTGTTNDSLDAWFVGFSPDLAVGLYIGFDQPRSLGAKETGGSVSAPVFKDFMADALKGEPATPFRMPPGIRLVRVDAATGQLAEPGQRNAIWEAFKPGTEPRPGDYVVLDGSEIASGSGPGGGAFLPPGSVPPPGRPQGQEQAPVSTGTGGLY, from the coding sequence ATGCGTATCTTAGCCGGGATCCTGTCCGCCGTTCTCTTCCTCGTCGTGGTGGCTGCCGGCGGCGTGGTATTCGCAATCCACCATTACAGCCAGGGGCTGCCGGAATACAGCCAGCTGGCCGACTACCAGCCGCCGACCGTGACCCGCGTCCATGCCGGGGACGGGCGCCTGCTGGCCGAGTTCGCGACCGAGCGGCGCGTCTTCATCCCGATCGAGGCGATGCCGAAGCGCGTGATCCGCGGCTTCATTTCCGCCGAGGACCAGAACTTCTACAGCCACCGGGGCGTGGATTTCGGCGCGATCCTGCGGGCGATCGTCGTCAACGTGGAGAATGTCGCGAGCGGACGCCGGATGATCGGCGCCTCCGGCATCACCCAGCAGGTCGCCAAGAACTTCCTGCTGACCAACGAGGTGTCGTTCGAGCGCAAGATCAAGGAGGCCATACTGGCCTTCCGCATGGAGCAGGCCTTCACGAAGGACCGGATCCTGGAGCTGTACCTGAACGAGATCTTCCTGGGGAACCGCTCCTACGGCGTAGCCGCCGCCGCGCTGAACTATTTCAACAAGCCCCTGGACGAACTGACGATCGCCGAGGCGGCCTATCTCGCGGCGCTGCCCAAGGCGCCGAACAACTATCATCCGGTCCGCCAGCACGACGCGGCCGTGGCGCGCCGCAACTGGGTGATCGGCCGGATGCAGGAGGACGGCGCGATCACCGCGGAGGAGGCCGCCCAGGCCAAGGCCGAGCCGCTGGAGGTGCGCCGGCGCGACGAGACCGAGTACGTCACCGCCGACTATTTCGCGGAGGAAGTCCGCCGCCAGCTTCTCGCCCGCTTCGGGGAGCAGAAGCTCTACGAAGGCGGCTACTCCGTGCGGACGACCGTCGACCCCCAACTCCAGGACATCGCGACGCGCAGCCTGCGTGACGGCCTGATCGCGTACGATCGCCGCCACGGCTGGCGCGGCCCGGTCGGCAAGCTCGAGAGCTTCCAGAACTGGGCGAAGCAGCTTGCCGAGATGCCGGTGCCGGCCGGCGGCGAGATCTGGCAGATGGCCGCCGTGCTGGAGGTCGAGGCGGGCGAGGCGCAGATCGGCCTTGCGGACGGCGGACGGGGCCGCATCCCGCTGTCGGAGCTGAAATGGGCGCGCCGCTGGGTCGAGGGCGAAAGGACCGGCCCCGAGGTCAGGCAGGCCGGCGACGTTCTGGCCCAGGGCGAGGTCATCCTGGTCGAGCCGGTCGCCAAGGACGCGAAGGGCAAGGACCTGCCCTCCGGCACGTACGGGCTCCGCCAGATCCCGGCGGTACAGGGGGGCTTGGTCGCGATGGACCCCCATACCGGCCGCGTGCTGGCCATGAGCGGCGGCTTCAGCTCCCGGATCAGCGTGTTCAACCGGGCCACCCAGGCGCTGCGCCAGCCCGGCTCGTCGTTCAAGCCGTTCGTCTACATGGCGGCGCTGGACAACGGCTTCACGCCCTCGAGCCTCGTGATGGACGCGCCCTTCGCGATCCAGCCGGGTCCAGGACAGGCGCTGTGGCGGCCGCAGAACTATTCGGAAGACTTCCTCGGGCCGACCACGCTGCGGGTCGGCATGGAGAAGTCCCGCAACGTCATGACCGTACGTCTCGCCAACAGCATCGGCATGGACAGGGTCGCCGACTATGCCGAGCGGTTCGGCGTGGTCGACAAGCTTCCGCCCGTCCTGTCGATGTCGCTCGGGGCCGGCGAGACCACCGTGCTGAAGATGACCACCGCCTATTCCATGATCGTGAACGGCGGCAAGAAGGTGATCCCGGCCTTCATCGACCGTATCCAGGACCATACCGGCAAGGTGGTCTTCAAGCACGACATGCGGCCCTGCCCGAACTGCGGCGGCATCCAGTGGTCGCCCGACCTCGCGGTCCCGGACGTGCCCGACGCACGGGAGAGCGTGATCGACCCGCGGACGGCCTACCAGATGGTCTCCATCCTCGAAGGGGTCGTCCAGCGCGGCACCGCCAGGATGATCTCGTCGATCGGCAAGCCGCTCGCCGGCAAGACCGGCACCACCAACGACTCGCTGGATGCATGGTTCGTCGGTTTCTCCCCCGACCTGGCGGTCGGCCTCTATATCGGCTTCGACCAGCCCCGCTCGCTGGGCGCGAAGGAGACCGGCGGCTCGGTATCGGCTCCGGTCTTCAAGGATTTCATGGCCGATGCCCTGAAGGGCGAGCCGGCGACGCCGTTCCGCATGCCGCCCGGCATCCGGCTGGTCCGCGTCGACGCCGCGACCGGCCAACTTGCCGAGCCCGGCCAGCGCAACGCGATCTGGGAGGCCTTCAAGCCGGGGACCGAGCCCCGTCCCGGCGACTACGTCGTCCTGGACGGCAGCGAGATCGCGTCCGGCTCCGGTCCCGGTGGCGGCGCATTCCTCCCGCCGGGCAGCGTTCCGCCGCCGGGCCGTCCCCAAGGGCAGGAGCAGGCGCCTGTCTCGACGGGCACGGGCGGTCTCTATTGA
- a CDS encoding Rne/Rng family ribonuclease: MAKRMLIDATHSEETRVVVVNGNKLDELDFEIASKKQLKGNIYLAKVTRVEPSLQAAFVEYGGNRHGFLAFSEIHPDYYRIPVADREALLAQERDLEEREDTIGADVEMGDPRPGRGSRRQGRSESFGEGRDESGGDSGQPASEIPAAGPSGEVPGTGEQPPYESQSTVPAASERGAAAPAEDRQAGTTGDAGTVHHAENDIPHDWFAPDEPAPDFQAESDSSPDGTPGDDTGGQDDGPDDDKPTRYQPASLPREERSEPYDPNESYSGDHQADAAAAQSDEPGAVPSAGDVIRPGAEELPAPAAEFGAGAEAPVAEHPGAVESDDEDDRDDSRDADADEDEGDDAPRGRRDDRQGRRGRGDADEGPVDELVGDEAEDVQRRRPRPLRSYKIQEVIKRRQILLVQVVKEERGNKGAALTTYLSLPGRYCVLMPNTGRGGGISRKITNPQDRKRLKEMLSDLDIPEGMAVILRTAGMERTKPEIKRDLEYLLRLWDSIRDLTLQSSAPALIYEEANLIKRSIRDLYTNDIDEVHVEGEAGYRVARDFMHMLMPSHTRKVHCYRDETIPLFFRYQVESQIDAIHSPVCQLKSGGYIVINQTEALVAIDVNSGRSTRERNIEETAYKTNLEAADEVARQLRLRDLAGLIVIDFIDMEDARNNAAVERRIKEAMKNDRARIQLGRISPFGLLELSRQRLRPSLMETNFEKCPHCTGTGMVRSIESAALYVLRAIEEEGIRKRSSEITVHVATKIALYILNQKRDALADIERRYGFRVFLFGDDTLIPPEYRLERIKARQAGEETAPVISPERIYAETDRLLEREAEEDEAVEQVEAVETAEAQPAAAAAPQEQGEERGDRRRRRSRRRRRFDDRTEARTDDQGEEEREEAADEPVDETALDQQSEELDGDIDTGGDDDADDGEEGDESENGQADETDANGLRKKRRRGKRGGRRRGRGRAEGDFENGFTDDGDQQEGPETAPTDGQPAAPEPVAGQPPAEPQPEPAYAQAHAPAYVDDLGDPFGDIGAPHTPEPPPEPAPQPEPVAEQPRAEPERVPEPAAPEEIAPVTVGEPAVPAEIVAEQPEPAPVAEAPAAEVPATETPAAETPVAEEAPVAEAPAKPVRKRAPRKKKVAEPAADAAPAAAEETAAKAPAAKAPAEEAPAAEAPAKPVRKRAPRKKKVAEPEPVVEASPVEQVPEPVPEPLPQEPSAGDDLFMDVAPGPIEPAPQPAPETQPSPEAEPAAPEQPPRPARRGWWNRE; encoded by the coding sequence ATGGCAAAGCGCATGTTGATTGACGCGACCCATTCCGAGGAGACTCGGGTGGTCGTGGTCAATGGTAACAAGCTGGACGAGCTCGATTTCGAAATCGCCAGCAAGAAGCAGTTAAAAGGCAACATATACCTGGCCAAGGTGACGCGGGTCGAGCCATCGCTCCAGGCCGCCTTCGTCGAGTACGGCGGCAACCGTCACGGTTTCCTGGCCTTCTCCGAAATCCACCCGGATTATTACCGCATCCCGGTCGCCGACCGCGAAGCGCTGCTCGCCCAGGAACGCGACCTGGAAGAGCGCGAGGACACCATCGGCGCCGACGTCGAGATGGGAGATCCCCGGCCGGGCCGCGGCTCACGACGCCAGGGCCGCTCCGAGTCGTTCGGGGAAGGTCGCGACGAATCGGGCGGCGACTCCGGCCAGCCCGCCTCTGAAATCCCGGCGGCCGGGCCGTCCGGCGAGGTTCCCGGGACCGGCGAGCAGCCCCCCTATGAAAGCCAGTCCACCGTCCCCGCCGCTTCGGAGCGAGGGGCCGCGGCACCGGCCGAGGATCGGCAGGCCGGAACCACCGGCGATGCCGGCACCGTCCATCACGCCGAGAACGATATCCCCCACGACTGGTTCGCGCCCGATGAGCCGGCGCCCGATTTCCAGGCGGAGAGCGACTCCAGCCCCGACGGGACGCCCGGCGACGACACCGGTGGGCAGGATGACGGTCCCGACGACGACAAGCCGACCCGGTACCAGCCGGCGAGCCTGCCGCGCGAGGAGCGCAGCGAGCCCTACGACCCGAACGAGAGCTATTCCGGCGACCACCAGGCCGATGCCGCCGCGGCGCAATCCGACGAGCCCGGGGCGGTTCCCTCCGCCGGGGACGTCATCCGCCCCGGCGCGGAGGAATTGCCCGCCCCGGCAGCCGAATTCGGCGCCGGGGCCGAGGCGCCGGTAGCCGAGCATCCCGGCGCCGTCGAGTCCGACGACGAGGACGATCGGGACGACTCCCGGGACGCCGATGCCGACGAGGATGAAGGCGACGATGCGCCCCGCGGCCGCCGCGACGACCGGCAGGGCCGCCGCGGCCGGGGCGATGCCGACGAGGGCCCGGTGGACGAACTGGTCGGCGACGAGGCCGAGGACGTCCAGCGCCGCCGTCCCCGTCCGCTGCGCAGCTACAAGATCCAGGAAGTCATCAAGCGCCGGCAGATCCTGCTGGTCCAGGTCGTCAAGGAGGAGCGCGGCAACAAGGGCGCCGCCCTGACGACATACCTGTCCCTGCCGGGCCGCTACTGCGTGCTGATGCCCAACACCGGGCGCGGCGGCGGGATCTCGCGGAAGATCACCAATCCGCAGGACCGCAAGCGCCTGAAGGAAATGCTGTCGGACCTCGACATTCCCGAAGGCATGGCGGTGATCCTGCGCACCGCGGGAATGGAGCGGACGAAGCCGGAGATAAAACGCGACCTGGAGTACCTGCTGCGGCTGTGGGACAGCATCCGCGACCTCACGCTCCAGTCGAGCGCGCCGGCCCTGATCTATGAGGAAGCGAATCTGATCAAGCGGTCGATCCGCGACCTCTACACCAACGACATCGACGAGGTGCATGTCGAAGGCGAGGCGGGCTACCGCGTCGCCCGCGACTTCATGCACATGCTGATGCCGAGCCACACGCGGAAGGTCCACTGCTACCGCGACGAGACGATCCCCCTGTTCTTCCGCTACCAGGTCGAAAGCCAGATCGACGCGATCCACAGCCCGGTCTGCCAGCTGAAGTCCGGCGGCTACATCGTCATCAACCAGACCGAGGCGCTGGTCGCGATCGACGTCAACTCCGGCCGCTCCACCCGCGAGCGGAACATCGAGGAGACGGCCTACAAGACCAACCTTGAGGCCGCCGACGAGGTGGCGCGCCAGTTGCGGCTGCGCGACCTCGCCGGGCTGATCGTCATCGACTTCATCGACATGGAGGACGCGCGGAACAACGCCGCGGTCGAACGCCGCATCAAGGAGGCGATGAAGAACGACCGGGCGCGCATCCAGCTCGGCCGCATTTCCCCCTTCGGCCTGCTCGAACTGTCGCGCCAGCGGCTTCGCCCGAGCCTGATGGAGACCAATTTCGAGAAGTGCCCGCACTGCACGGGCACCGGCATGGTCCGCTCCATCGAATCCGCCGCCCTCTATGTCCTCCGCGCGATCGAGGAGGAAGGCATCCGCAAGCGCTCCAGCGAGATCACGGTCCATGTGGCGACCAAGATCGCGCTGTATATCCTCAACCAGAAGCGCGACGCGCTGGCCGATATCGAGCGACGCTACGGTTTCCGGGTCTTCCTGTTCGGCGACGACACGCTGATCCCGCCGGAATACCGCCTGGAGCGGATCAAGGCCCGCCAAGCCGGCGAGGAGACCGCGCCCGTCATCAGCCCGGAGCGGATCTACGCCGAGACCGACCGCCTGCTCGAGCGGGAGGCGGAGGAAGACGAAGCCGTCGAACAGGTGGAGGCCGTCGAGACCGCGGAGGCGCAGCCCGCCGCGGCGGCCGCTCCGCAGGAGCAGGGCGAGGAGCGTGGCGACCGCCGACGCCGCCGGTCGCGCCGCCGCCGCCGTTTCGACGACCGGACGGAAGCCCGGACCGACGACCAGGGCGAGGAGGAGCGGGAAGAGGCCGCCGACGAACCGGTGGATGAGACCGCGCTCGACCAGCAGTCCGAGGAACTCGACGGCGATATCGACACCGGCGGCGACGATGATGCCGACGATGGCGAGGAAGGGGACGAGTCCGAGAACGGCCAGGCTGACGAGACCGACGCGAACGGCCTGCGCAAGAAGCGCCGGCGCGGCAAGCGCGGTGGACGCCGCCGTGGCCGCGGGCGGGCCGAGGGTGATTTCGAGAACGGCTTCACCGACGACGGCGACCAGCAGGAGGGACCGGAGACGGCCCCGACGGACGGGCAGCCCGCGGCCCCGGAACCGGTTGCCGGGCAGCCCCCGGCCGAGCCCCAGCCCGAACCCGCCTATGCCCAGGCGCATGCCCCGGCCTATGTGGACGATCTTGGAGATCCGTTCGGCGACATCGGCGCGCCCCACACGCCCGAGCCGCCACCCGAGCCCGCTCCCCAGCCGGAACCGGTCGCCGAGCAGCCCCGGGCCGAGCCCGAACGGGTGCCCGAACCCGCGGCCCCGGAGGAGATCGCACCCGTGACGGTGGGCGAACCGGCCGTTCCGGCGGAGATCGTGGCCGAGCAGCCCGAGCCGGCACCGGTCGCGGAGGCACCCGCTGCCGAGGTTCCGGCCACGGAAACTCCGGCTGCGGAGACACCCGTGGCCGAGGAAGCCCCGGTTGCGGAGGCTCCCGCCAAGCCGGTCCGCAAGCGGGCTCCCCGCAAGAAGAAGGTCGCGGAACCCGCGGCCGATGCCGCGCCTGCGGCCGCGGAGGAGACTGCCGCCAAGGCCCCGGCCGCGAAGGCTCCTGCCGAGGAAGCTCCGGCCGCGGAGGCTCCTGCCAAGCCGGTCCGCAAGCGGGCTCCCCGCAAGAAGAAGGTCGCGGAACCGGAGCCTGTGGTCGAGGCGTCTCCCGTCGAACAGGTGCCCGAGCCCGTACCCGAGCCCCTGCCCCAGGAGCCCAGCGCCGGCGACGACCTCTTCATGGACGTGGCGCCGGGACCGATCGAACCGGCCCCGCAACCCGCGCCGGAAACGCAGCCGTCTCCGGAAGCGGAGCCTGCCGCTCCCGAGCAGCCGCCGCGTCCCGCCCGCCGGGGCTGGTGGAACCGAGAGTAA
- a CDS encoding N-acetylmuramoyl-L-alanine amidase, with protein MPFRRPTLRALFLILAVFWLAAAHAGQAAARPAVVDARLGVHPDKTRFVMEVTDQIDFRVFTLPDPYRVVVDLPDLDWDASANRGGAAAGLVRGYRYASFRPGTLRLVLEVAGPVRIREAFLIPPRDGRQPRFVLDLESVGPGTFAAELSRVVGTRGSADGAPPAPAYTVPLSTAAARSVPRLPDLPTDTVAVTMSPTAAAVVPPQMPAGLREDAGDGPATLAALGAVPLPPRRPSPRTDARRVIALDPGHGGVDPGAISVTGVYEKDITLAMARVVRDQLVATGRYRVVLTRDSDVFLRLRDRVALAREAGADLFISLHADSIGSSDMRGMSIYSLSDKASDREADMLAARENRADALGGVNLTAENDEVVSILIDLAQRDTMNQSRRLANLLVEEVGRHARLVPRPHRSAGFAVLTAPDVPSVLMELGYLSSPQDAKLLEQAEHRARIARSIQRSIDGYFAARTGVSRS; from the coding sequence GTGCCCTTTCGGAGACCGACGCTGCGCGCGCTGTTCCTGATCCTCGCCGTCTTCTGGCTGGCCGCGGCGCACGCGGGGCAGGCGGCTGCGCGGCCCGCGGTGGTCGATGCGCGGCTCGGCGTCCATCCGGACAAGACCCGATTCGTGATGGAGGTCACCGACCAGATCGATTTCAGGGTATTCACGCTGCCCGACCCCTACCGGGTCGTGGTCGATCTGCCCGACCTGGACTGGGACGCCTCCGCCAACCGGGGCGGTGCCGCGGCCGGGCTGGTGCGCGGCTATCGTTACGCCTCCTTCCGTCCGGGCACCCTCCGGCTGGTGCTGGAGGTTGCCGGTCCGGTCCGCATCCGGGAAGCGTTCCTCATCCCGCCGCGCGACGGCAGGCAGCCCCGGTTCGTGCTCGACCTCGAGTCGGTGGGGCCCGGCACCTTCGCGGCGGAATTGAGCCGGGTTGTCGGAACGAGGGGGAGCGCCGACGGCGCGCCGCCGGCGCCGGCCTACACCGTCCCCCTGAGCACCGCCGCCGCCCGCTCGGTTCCACGGCTTCCGGACCTGCCGACCGACACGGTCGCCGTCACCATGTCCCCCACGGCCGCCGCGGTCGTCCCGCCGCAGATGCCGGCGGGCCTTCGGGAAGATGCTGGTGACGGGCCGGCGACCCTGGCCGCCCTGGGAGCCGTGCCGCTGCCGCCCCGCCGGCCAAGCCCACGGACCGACGCGCGGCGGGTCATCGCGCTGGACCCCGGCCATGGCGGCGTCGATCCCGGCGCCATCAGCGTCACCGGGGTCTACGAGAAGGACATCACGCTGGCGATGGCCCGGGTGGTGCGCGACCAGCTCGTCGCCACCGGGCGGTACAGGGTCGTCCTGACCCGGGACAGCGACGTCTTCCTCCGCCTGCGCGACCGCGTGGCACTGGCGCGCGAGGCCGGCGCCGACCTGTTCATTTCCCTGCACGCGGACTCGATCGGCAGCAGCGACATGCGCGGCATGTCGATCTATTCGCTGTCGGACAAGGCGTCCGACCGCGAGGCCGACATGCTGGCGGCCCGCGAGAACAGGGCCGACGCCCTGGGCGGCGTCAACCTGACGGCGGAGAACGACGAGGTCGTGAGCATCCTGATCGACCTGGCCCAGCGCGACACGATGAACCAGTCCCGCCGGTTGGCCAACCTGCTGGTCGAGGAGGTCGGGCGGCATGCCAGGCTGGTGCCGCGCCCCCACCGCTCCGCCGGATTCGCGGTGCTGACGGCTCCGGACGTGCCTTCGGTGCTGATGGAACTGGGTTACCTGTCGAGCCCGCAGGACGCGAAACTGCTGGAGCAGGCGGAACACCGGGCGCGGATCGCGCGTTCGATCCAGCGGAGCATCGATGGGTATTTCGCCGCAAGGACCGGCGTAAGCCGGTCTTGA
- the prfB gene encoding peptide chain release factor 2 (programmed frameshift) codes for MRAEIEAAAEAIRESLALLRRHLDWENAVRRLDELNAISEDPNLWNDADRAQKVMRERTQLDSAVNGYRALERELNDSIELIEMGEAEEDQTVVTDAENTLLALKDKAAKLELESLLSGEADANDCFLEVNAGAGGTEAQDWAEMLLRMYLRWAEQHGYKTEWLEESAGEEAGIKSATVQIKGHNAYGWLKTEAGVHRLVRISPYDSQARRHTSFASVAVSPVIDDKIDVEILDKDLRIDTYRASGAGGQHINKTDSAVRITHIPTNIVVQCQQERSQHKNRAKAFDMLRARLYEAELKKREDAAAALEATKSDIGWGHQIRSYVLQPYQMVKDLRTGVETSQSGAVLDGDIDEFLAAALAQRIKGQGDSEAAD; via the exons ATGCGAGCCGAGATCGAAGCGGCTGCCGAGGCGATCAGGGAATCGCTGGCGCTGCTGAGGAGGCATCTT GACTGGGAAAATGCAGTCAGGCGCCTGGACGAACTGAACGCCATCTCCGAGGATCCCAATCTCTGGAACGATGCCGACCGCGCGCAGAAGGTGATGCGCGAGCGGACCCAGCTCGACTCCGCGGTCAACGGCTATCGGGCATTGGAGCGCGAGCTGAACGACAGCATCGAGCTGATCGAGATGGGTGAGGCGGAAGAGGACCAGACCGTCGTCACCGACGCGGAGAACACCCTGCTGGCGCTCAAGGACAAAGCCGCCAAGCTGGAACTGGAAAGCCTCCTGTCCGGCGAGGCCGATGCCAACGACTGCTTCCTGGAAGTCAACGCCGGCGCTGGCGGAACCGAGGCCCAGGACTGGGCCGAGATGCTCCTGCGCATGTATCTGCGCTGGGCGGAGCAGCACGGCTACAAGACCGAATGGTTGGAAGAGAGCGCCGGCGAAGAGGCGGGCATCAAGTCCGCGACGGTGCAGATCAAGGGCCATAACGCCTATGGCTGGCTGAAGACGGAGGCCGGCGTCCATCGTCTGGTCCGGATCAGCCCCTATGACAGCCAGGCGCGCCGGCATACCAGCTTCGCCAGCGTCGCGGTCAGCCCGGTGATCGACGACAAGATCGACGTCGAGATCCTGGACAAGGACCTGCGCATCGACACCTATCGGGCGTCGGGCGCCGGCGGCCAGCACATCAACAAGACCGACTCGGCGGTCCGCATCACGCACATCCCGACCAACATCGTCGTGCAGTGCCAGCAGGAACGGTCCCAGCACAAGAACCGTGCCAAGGCCTTCGACATGCTTCGGGCGCGCCTTTACGAGGCGGAACTGAAGAAGCGGGAGGATGCGGCCGCAGCGCTGGAGGCCACCAAGTCGGACATCGGCTGGGGGCACCAGATCCGCTCCTACGTGTTGCAGCCCTACCAGATGGTCAAGGACCTGCGGACCGGCGTGGAAACCAGCCAGAGCGGCGCCGTGCTGGACGGGGACATCGACGAGTTCCTTGCCGCGGCCCTGGCCCAGCGCATCAAGGGGCAAGGCGACAGCGAAGCGGCGGACTGA
- the aspS gene encoding aspartate--tRNA ligase, with protein MHPYRTHTCGALRDTDAGQIVRLSGWINRKRDHGQLLFIDLRDHYGMTQCVIDSSSPLFQVAEGLRLESVVTVTGKVVGRTPETINDKLPTGRIEVQIQELAVQSAADPLPLQVNSDADAGEEIRLRYRFLDLRREKMQQNILLRSQVIASVRRRMIEQGFNEFQTPILTASSPEGARDFLVPSRMHPGKFYALPQAPQQFKQLLMMAGYDRYFQIAPCFRDEDSRADRSPGEFYQLDFEMSFVTQEDVFAAIEPVLYGIFDEFGGFRRPAKPELTPYPFPRIPYAESMLKYGNDKPDLRNPLVITDVTAVFQRDDVEFKAFKSVIAKGGVVRAIRAPNVGDRPRSFFDKLNDWARGLGAPGLGYILFESGGGKGPIAKFVPEAAQAALRETVGLSDGDAVFFVCDQPGPAAKLAGFARTRIAEELGIVEKNAFRFCWIVDFPMYERDEETGKIDFSHNPFSMPQGGLEALENQDPLTINAYQYDIVCNGIELSSGAIRNHLPEVMYKAFAIAGYPPEELEARFGGMLSAMKLGAPPHGGSAPGIDRIVMLLADEPNIREVIVFPLNQRAEDLLMQAPAPVPAERLKELSIKLDLPKPKTVAAPPTAEGTVSPKGA; from the coding sequence ATGCATCCCTACCGGACCCACACCTGCGGTGCCCTGCGCGATACCGATGCCGGCCAGATCGTGCGCCTGTCGGGCTGGATCAATCGTAAGCGCGACCACGGACAACTGCTGTTCATCGACCTGCGCGACCACTACGGCATGACGCAGTGCGTGATCGACAGCTCCAGCCCGCTGTTCCAGGTGGCCGAGGGGCTGCGCCTGGAGTCGGTCGTCACGGTCACCGGCAAGGTTGTCGGCCGCACGCCCGAGACGATAAACGACAAGCTGCCGACCGGCCGGATCGAGGTGCAGATCCAGGAGCTGGCGGTGCAGAGCGCCGCCGATCCGCTGCCGCTCCAGGTCAACAGCGACGCCGACGCCGGCGAGGAGATCCGCCTGCGCTACCGCTTCCTGGACCTTCGGCGCGAGAAGATGCAGCAGAACATCCTGCTGCGCTCCCAGGTCATCGCGTCGGTCCGCCGCCGCATGATCGAGCAGGGCTTCAACGAGTTCCAGACGCCGATCCTGACGGCCAGCAGCCCGGAAGGGGCGCGGGACTTCCTGGTGCCGAGCCGCATGCATCCCGGCAAGTTCTACGCGCTGCCGCAGGCGCCGCAGCAGTTCAAGCAGCTGCTGATGATGGCCGGCTACGACCGCTATTTCCAGATCGCTCCCTGCTTCCGCGACGAGGACAGCCGCGCCGACCGCAGCCCGGGCGAGTTCTACCAGCTCGACTTCGAGATGTCCTTCGTCACCCAGGAGGACGTCTTCGCCGCGATCGAGCCCGTGCTGTACGGCATCTTCGACGAGTTCGGCGGCTTCCGCCGTCCGGCCAAGCCGGAGCTGACCCCGTACCCGTTCCCGCGCATCCCCTATGCCGAGTCGATGCTGAAGTACGGCAACGACAAGCCGGACCTGCGCAACCCGCTGGTCATCACCGACGTGACGGCGGTGTTCCAGCGCGACGACGTCGAGTTCAAGGCGTTCAAGTCGGTCATCGCCAAGGGCGGCGTGGTCCGCGCGATCCGCGCTCCCAACGTCGGCGACCGGCCGCGCAGCTTCTTCGACAAGCTGAACGACTGGGCGCGCGGCCTGGGTGCTCCCGGCCTCGGCTACATCCTGTTCGAGTCCGGTGGCGGCAAGGGGCCGATCGCCAAGTTCGTGCCGGAAGCGGCCCAGGCGGCCCTGCGCGAGACGGTCGGCCTGAGCGACGGCGACGCCGTGTTCTTCGTGTGCGACCAGCCCGGTCCCGCCGCCAAGCTGGCCGGCTTCGCCCGGACCAGGATCGCCGAGGAACTGGGCATCGTCGAGAAGAACGCCTTCCGGTTCTGCTGGATCGTCGATTTCCCGATGTACGAGCGGGACGAGGAGACCGGCAAGATCGACTTCAGCCACAACCCGTTCTCGATGCCCCAGGGCGGCCTGGAAGCCCTCGAGAACCAGGACCCTCTGACGATCAACGCCTACCAGTACGATATCGTCTGCAACGGAATCGAGCTGTCGTCGGGCGCCATCCGGAACCATCTGCCGGAGGTCATGTACAAGGCCTTCGCGATCGCCGGCTACCCGCCGGAGGAGCTGGAAGCCCGGTTCGGCGGCATGCTGTCGGCGATGAAGCTGGGCGCCCCGCCGCACGGCGGCTCGGCTCCCGGCATCGACCGCATCGTCATGCTGCTTGCCGACGAGCCGAACATCCGCGAAGTCATCGTCTTCCCGCTGAACCAGCGCGCCGAGGACTTGCTGATGCAGGCACCGGCTCCGGTCCCGGCGGAGCGGTTGAAGGAGCTGTCGATCAAGCTCGACTTGCCCAAGCCAAAGACGGTCGCCGCCCCGCCCACGGCGGAAGGGACCGTTTCACCCAAGGGTGCGTAA